A stretch of DNA from Arthrobacter globiformis:
GGCCAGCGGGTCAGCGGCGTCCCGACACGGCTCACCGCTCCGCCTTCCTGGTCAACGCCGATCAGGCCGGGCCAGGTGCGGCCGCCGGCGCGGGAGGCCTTGTCCAGCCGGCGCGTCACTCCGGCCAGCGCCGGGACGTCCACTAGGCCAGTGGCTGTTCCGGGCACGTTGTCGGCCATGATCATGGATCCGGCGAGGTGGAGGCGTTCCACCATGGCAGCTTGGGCTTCATGGTTGAGGCCGGTGTAGAAGGGCAGGAGCACCTGCCCTGCCTTCTCCTCCAGGGTCATTTTCGCCACCGCCCCGGCGGCAGCCTCGGCATCCCGGTGCTGCGGGCCCCAGCCCAGCGCCGCAGTTTCCTTCGTTGCAGGCTTCGCCGCGGACGGGTCCGCGCTGTGCGTCCCGGTTTGCGGTGAAGCGGTCTGGGGCGTGTCAGGTGAGCCGGAAGCGGAAGTCGCGGGCGCCGTCGTCGTACGTTGTTCCGGTTCAGGTGCTGGCGGCGCCGTGCACGACGCGACGGCGAACAGCGCCGCGAGCGCTGCCGCTGTCCCGGCGGATGCAACGCCGGAACGTTGTTGGGGGGATTTGGGGCGGCTGGTTGTGTGAACACTCTCACGCGCCCTGTGTAGCCAAGCCATCTCTTCGATGCTACCCCTGCACTAGACTTGGATGACCGTTCCCCTGCCAGCCGTTCGCCAGGAACGGACGGCACCCGGACCAGGCGTCATTAGGCCAGCACACAGCGAGGAACACATGAAGATTGATTTCGCTTCATCCAGGCAATCAACTCTTGGTGTGGAATGGGAACTCGCGCTGGTGGATGCGCAGACCGGTGAACTGTCGTCCGTGGCCAACGAGGTCCTGCGCGGGGTGGTGGCACGGCATCCCGAGCTGAACGAGGATGACGAGCACCCGCACATCAAGCAGGAGCTACTCCTTAACACGGTGGAGCTGGTCACCGGCATCTGCGAGACCGCCGCGGAAGCGAAGGAAGACCTCGCCCGCTCCCTCGCCGCCGTTCGTGAAGTCACGGACCCGATGGGCGTGGAAGTGTTCTGCGCCGGAAGCCACCCGTTCAGCCCGCCGCAGCTGCAGCCGGTCACGGACAAGGAACGCTACGCCAAGCTGATCGACCGCACACAGTGGTGGGGCCGACAGATGGTTATCTACGGGGTCCACGTCCACGTCGGCCTGGACCGGCGCAGCAAGGTCCTCCCCGTGCTCGACGGCCTGGTCAACTATTTCCCGCATTTCCAGGCACTGTCCGCGTCCAGCCCGTTCTGGGGCGGCGAGGACACCGGCTACGCCTCGCAGCGGGCCCTCATGTTCCAGCAGCTGCCGACGGCGGGACTGCCCTTCCAGTTCCCCAGCTGGGAGGAGTACGAGTCCTACGTCCAGGACATGTTTACCACCGGCGTGATCGACACCATCTCAGAGATCCGCTGGGACATCCGCCCGGTGCCGGCCCTGGGCACCATTGAAATGCGCATCTGCGACGGCCTGGCCACGCTGGAGGAAGTGGGCGCCGTGGCCGCCCTGACGCAGTGCCTGGTCCACGAATTCTCCACCACCCTCGACGCCGGCGGCAGCATTCCCACCATGCCGCCGTGGCACGTCCAGGAAAACAAGTGGCGGGCCGCCCGCTACGGCCTGGACGCGATCATCATCCTCGACGCCGAGGGCCACGAGCAGCTCGTCACCGACCACCTGCTGGAGACGCTGAACCGGCTCGAACCGATCGCGGCCAAGCTCGGCTGCCTGGACGAGCTGGCCGACGTCGAAAAAATCATCAGCCGCGGTGCCGGGTACCAGCGCCAGCGGCGCGTGGCTGCCGAAAGCGGCGGAAACCTTCAGGCCGTGGTCCTGGACCTCGTAAAGCAGATGCGGAACGGCCCCACCGCGTAAGGCGCCTTTTTGTGGCCCCGGGCCCAACTAGGTAGCAGTTGAGGGCCTTCCCAGCGCCGAGAACGCCCTGTCCTGCGACCTACTTGGCGCCGAAACCGTGGTGACCGGCATGGACGAGTCCGGCGCAAAGTGTATGCCGCTGGGCTCGATGCCGGCCATGACCAGCTGCGCGCCGAGTGCGGCCACCATCGCACCGTTGTCCGTGCACAGGTCCAGCGGCGGAACGTGCAGCGTGATGCCTGCGGCGGAGCAGCGCTGTTCGGTCAGCTGCCGCAGCCGCGAATTGGCGGCCACTCCCCCGCCCAGCAGCACGTCCGTAATGCCTCGCTCGCGGCAGGCCAGGACCGCCTTGGACGTGATGACATCAACCACGGCTTCCTGGAAGGCTGCGGCGATGTCCGCCACCGGCACGGGCTCGCCGGCGGCTTCGAACTGCTCCACGCACCGGGCCACCGCGGTCTTCAGTCCGCTGAAGGACCAGTCGTACCGGTGGCGGCCGGGCTCCTCCGCGGTGCCCATGTATTTGGGCTGGGTCAGTCCGCGCGGGAACCGGATGGCCTTGGCGTTGCCGTCGCGCGCCAGCCGGTCAATGGCCGGGCCGCCGGGGTAGCCCAGGCCCAGGATCCGGGCGACCTTGTCGTAGGCCTCGCCCGCCGCGTCGTCGATGGTGGAACCGAGCAGCTCGACGTCGTCCGTGATGCTGCGGATCCGCAGGATCTCCGTGTGGCCGCCGGAGACCAGGAGGGCGCCGAGGTTGTCGGGCAGTATTGGCTTGTCCGCGCCCTCGCCGCCGGAGCCGCCGCGCGGGTTCAGCAGGCCGACCCCCACGTGGGCCACCAGATGGTTGATGGCATAGAGCGGCTTGCCCGTCGCGACGGCGAGCGCCTTTGCGGCGCAGACGCCGACCATCAGTGCTCCGGCCAGTCCGGGTCCGGACGTC
This window harbors:
- a CDS encoding glutamate--cysteine ligase, whose product is MKIDFASSRQSTLGVEWELALVDAQTGELSSVANEVLRGVVARHPELNEDDEHPHIKQELLLNTVELVTGICETAAEAKEDLARSLAAVREVTDPMGVEVFCAGSHPFSPPQLQPVTDKERYAKLIDRTQWWGRQMVIYGVHVHVGLDRRSKVLPVLDGLVNYFPHFQALSASSPFWGGEDTGYASQRALMFQQLPTAGLPFQFPSWEEYESYVQDMFTTGVIDTISEIRWDIRPVPALGTIEMRICDGLATLEEVGAVAALTQCLVHEFSTTLDAGGSIPTMPPWHVQENKWRAARYGLDAIIILDAEGHEQLVTDHLLETLNRLEPIAAKLGCLDELADVEKIISRGAGYQRQRRVAAESGGNLQAVVLDLVKQMRNGPTA
- the tsaD gene encoding tRNA (adenosine(37)-N6)-threonylcarbamoyltransferase complex transferase subunit TsaD; protein product: MNRSQPLVLGIESSCDETGVGIVRGTDLLTNTVSSSMEEHVRFGGVIPEIASRAHLDAFVPALQAALAEADVTLDEVDAIAVTSGPGLAGALMVGVCAAKALAVATGKPLYAINHLVAHVGVGLLNPRGGSGGEGADKPILPDNLGALLVSGGHTEILRIRSITDDVELLGSTIDDAAGEAYDKVARILGLGYPGGPAIDRLARDGNAKAIRFPRGLTQPKYMGTAEEPGRHRYDWSFSGLKTAVARCVEQFEAAGEPVPVADIAAAFQEAVVDVITSKAVLACRERGITDVLLGGGVAANSRLRQLTEQRCSAAGITLHVPPLDLCTDNGAMVAALGAQLVMAGIEPSGIHFAPDSSMPVTTVSAPSRSQDRAFSALGRPSTAT